One region of Engraulis encrasicolus isolate BLACKSEA-1 unplaced genomic scaffold, IST_EnEncr_1.0 scaffold_63_np1212, whole genome shotgun sequence genomic DNA includes:
- the LOC134444633 gene encoding E3 SUMO-protein ligase ZBED1-like, translated as MADIAEEKEEVGKTDVAKEKDDIHTPHGSKSFVWKYFGFRKDGGKLIKDMAICRKCRWEARYCGNTSNLSAHLKRRHRDILGEEKAQPSTTLTTLFPQKFSNSSKRAKNISKAIAFFICRDIRPYCVVENEGFRYLLDTLEPRYCIPSRQHFSESVIPKLYAKVRDGVIQELQKAQRVAVTCDGWTSCTTESFITVTCHFIDHEWEMHNYVLQTRVLAETHSGVNLGHVLRAACEEWGLSDKAPALITDNASNMKRAGEEAGMSPHIMCFAHTLNLSTQDGLKIAATDRLLGRVRRIVSFFHRSAVATAVYKEKQKLLDLPCHKLKSDVKTRWNSSFEMLERFLEQQPAVTATLLDKKLRKGASDIHTLTESDLTAAEQMVSLLAPLKAATTLMCEEKQPTVSVIAPLRTKLLTHFECAPDDTPLIKDMKRAMAEDLQERYEDEEPFLHRVLQNEAEAQAQKTPPRAQTCDDEWETETEEAPPASKKTKVLDDLFGDSFSTEDLSVRKKTSKELVNDEIRKYRDIASLSLGGYTLTWTKEAVR; from the exons atggctgacatagcagaggaaaaagaagaggtaGGCAAAACAGACGTGGCGAAGGAAAAAGATGACATACACACCCCTCACGGTTCCAAGTCGTTTGTGTGGAAGTATTTCGGGTTCCGTAAAGATGGAGGGAAACTGATTAAGGATATGGCTATATGCAGAAAATGTCGTTGGGAAGCGCGCTACTGTGGCAACACATCCAATCTGTCTGCTCACCTAAAAAGACGCCATAGAGATATCCTCGGCGAAGAAAAAGCACAACCCTCTACAACATTGACGACACTTTTCCCTCAGAAGTTTTCGAACAGCTCTAAGAGGGCGAAGAATATATCCAAGGCAATCGCGTTCTTCATATGTAGAGACATACGCCCCTATTGCGTGGTGGAGAACGAAGGCTTCCGTTACCTGCTCGACACTCTGGAGCCGAGGTATTGCATTCCCTCTCGACAGCACTTCAGCGAATCAGTGATTCCAAAGTTATATGCCAAAGTTCGTGATGGTGTCATTCAAGAGTTGCAGAAGGCACAGCGCGTAGCTGTAACATGTGACGGATGGACCTCCTGCACTACAGAGTCATTCATCACAGTAACATGCCACTTCATTGACCACGAATGGGAGATGCACAATTACGTGTTACAGACGCGTGTGCTGGCGGAGACACATTCAGGAGTTAACCTCGGACACGTCCTGCGAGCTGCGTGTGAAGAGTGGGGTCTGAGTGACAAAGCGCCAGCCCTCATCACGGATAATGCATCCAACATGAAGAGGGCTGGGGAAGAGGCCGGGATGTCACCCCACATCATGTGCTTCGCGCACACACTCAATCTGTCCACTCAAGATGGCCTCAAAATCGCAGCCACGGACAGGCTGTTGGGTCGAGTTAGGAGAATTGTGAGTTTTTTCCATCGCAGCGCAGTTGCCACAGCAGTGtacaaggaaaaacaaaaactgcTCGACCTCCCGTGCCACAAGCTTAAATCGGACGTGAAGACAAGGTGGAACAGTTCATTCGAGATGTTAGAGCGATTCCTGGAACAACAGCCTGCGGTGACGGCAACACTCCTGGACAAGAAGCTGAGGAAAGGCGCAAGCGACATTCACACTCTCACGGAAAGTGACCTAACCGCAGCAGAGCAAATGGTTAGCTTGTTGGCCCCACTGAAAGCTGCCACCACGCTCATGTGCGAAGAAAAGCAACCCACAGTATCAGTCATCGCACCCCTCAGAACGAAATTGCTGACGCATTTCGAATGTGCACCGGACGACACTCCCTTGATCAAAGACATGAAACGAGCCATGGCCGAGGATCTCCAAGAACGGTACGAAGACGAGGAACCATTCTTACACCgtgta TTACAGAATGAAGCAGAGGCCCAGGCCCAGAAAACACCTCCTCGTGCCCAGACGTGTGATGATGAATGGGAAACTGAGACtgaag aaGCACCCCCAGCTTCCAAGAAAACAAAAGTATTGGATGACTTGTTTGGTGACTCCTTCAGCACTGAGGACCTAAGTGTCAGGAAGAAAACATCCAAGGAGCTAGTCAATGATGAGATTAGGAAGTACAGAGACATAGCATCTCTGAGCCTGGGTG GGTACactctcacctggacaaaggaggcAGTGCGGTGA